In a single window of the Mesoplodon densirostris isolate mMesDen1 chromosome 16, mMesDen1 primary haplotype, whole genome shotgun sequence genome:
- the TSHZ2 gene encoding teashirt homolog 2, protein MPRRKQQAPKRAAGYAQEEQLKEEEEIKEEEEEEDSGSVAQLQGSNDPGTDEELETGPEQKGCFSYQNSPGSHLSNQDAENESLLSDASDQVSDIKSVCGRDALDKKASAHPKLPNEAHSCMDKMTAVYANILSDSYWSGLGLGFKLSNSERRNCDPRNGSNKTDFDWHQDALSKSLQQNLPSRSVSKPSLFSSVQLYRQSSKMCGTVFTGASRFRCRQCSAAYDTLVELTVHMNETGHYQDDNRKKDKLRPTSYSKPRKRAFQDMDKEDAQKVLKCMFCGDSFDSLQDLSVHMIKTKHYQKVPLKEPVPTISSKMVTPAKKRIFDINRPCSPDSTTGSFADSFPSQKNANLQLSSNNRYGYQNGASYTWQFEACKSQILKCMECGSSHDTLQQLTTHMMVTGHFLKVTSSASKKGKQLVLDPLAMEKMQSLSDAPNSDSLAPKPSSNSASDCTASTTELKREGKKEKPEQINKDEKVMKSEDCEDPLQKPLDPTIKYQYLREEDLEDGSKGGGDILKSLENTVTTAINKAQNGAPSWSAYPSIHAAYQLSEGTKPSLPMGSQVLQIRPNLTNKLRPIAPKWKVMPLVSVPTSLTPYTQVKKEPEDKDEVKECGKESPREEASSFSHSEGDSFSKCEPPSESKKAEPCPRKEEDKRMKEGGEKEKPQPLEPASSLSNGCALANHASALPCINPLSALQSVLNNHLGKATEPLRSPSCSSPSSSTMSMFHKSNLSVVDKPVLSPVSTRPASVSRRYLFENNDQPIDLTKSKSKKAESSQAQSCTSPPQKHALSDIADMVKVLPKATTPKPAASSRVPPVKLEMDVRRFEDVSSEVSTLHKRKGRQSNWNPQHLLILQAQFASSLFQTSEGKYLLSDLGPQERMQISKFTGLSMTTISHWLANVKYQLRKTGGTKFLKNMDKGQPVFYCSDCVSQFRTPSTYISHLESHLGFQMKDMTRVAVEQQSKVEREISRVSSAQRSPETIAGEEDTDSKFKCKLCCRTFVSKHAVKLHLSKTHSKSPEHHSQFVTDVDEE, encoded by the coding sequence GCTACGCCCAGGAAGAACAgctgaaggaagaggaggaaataaaagaagaggaggaagaggaagacagtGGTTCAGTAGCTCAGCTTCAGGGCAGCAATGACCCAGGGACAGACGAGGAGCTAGAAACGGGCCCCGAGCAGAAAGGCTGCTTCAGCTACCAGAACTCTCCAGGAAGTCACCTGTCCAATCAGGACGCCGAGAATGAGTCCTTGCTGAGTGATGCCAGTGACCAGGTGTCAGACATCAAGAGTGTGTGTGGCCGAGATGCCTTGGACAAGAAAGCGAGTGCGCACCCCAAGCTTCCAAACGAAGCCCACAGTTGCATGGATAAAATGACCGCCGTCTACGCCAACATCTTGTCTGATTCCTACTGGTCGGGCCTGGGTCTTGGCTTCAAACTGTCCAACAGCGAGAGGCGGAATTGTGACCCCCGAAATGGCAGCAACAAGACTGATTTCGATTGGCACCAAGACGCTCTGTCCAAAAGCCTACAGCAGAACTTGCCTTCCAGATCCGTGTCAAAGCCCAGCCTGTTCAGCTCGGTCCAGCTGTACCGGCAGAGCAGTAAGATGTGCGGGACCGTTTTCACTGGGGCCAGCAGGTTCCGGTGCCGGCAGTGCAGCGCCGCCTATGACACCCTGGTCGAGTTGACTGTGCACATGAACGAAACGGGCCACTATCAAGATGACAACCGCAAAAAGGACAAGCTCAGACCCACGAGCTATTCAAAGCCCCGGAAAAGGGCTTTCCAGGATATGGACAAGGAGGATGCTCAAAAGGTCCTGAAGTGTATGTTTTGTGGCGACTCCTTCGATTCCCTCCAAGATTTGAGCGTCCACATGATCAAAACAAAACATTACCAAAAAGTGCCTTTGAAGGAACCAGTACCGACCATTTCATCAAAAATGGTCACTCCGGCGAAGAAACGCATCTTTGACATCAATCGGCCATGTTCCCCCGATTCGACCACAGGATCGTTTGCAGATTCGTTTCCTTCTCAGAAGAACGCCAACTTACAGCTGTCCTCCAACAATCGCTACGGCTACCAAAATGGCGCCAGCTACACCTGGCAGTTTGAGGCCTGCAAGTCCCAGATCCTGAAGTGCATGGAGTGTGGGAGCTCCCACGATACTTTGCAGCAGCTCACCACCCACATGATGGTCACCGgtcactttctcaaggtcaccagCTCTGCCTCCAAGAAAGGGAAGCAGCTGGTGCTAGACCCTCTCGCCATGGAGAAGATGCAGTCATTGTCGGATGCCCCAAACAGTGATTCTCTGGCTCCCAAGCCATCGAGTAACTCAGCTTCTGACTGCACAGCTTCTACAACTGAGTTAAAGAGAgagggtaaaaaagaaaaaccagagcaGATCAACAAGGATGAGAAAGTCATGAAAAGCGAGGACTGTGAAGACCCTCTACAAAAACCCTTAGACCCTACGATAAAATATCAGTATCTAAGGGAGGAGGATTTGGAAGACGGCTCAAAGGGTGGAGGGGACATTTTGAAGTCACTGGAAAATACTGTCACCACCGCCATCAACAAAGCCCAAAATGGGGCTCCCAGCTGGAGCGCGTACCCCAGCATCCATGCCGCCTACCAGCTGTCAGAGGGCACCAAGCCTTCTTTGCCGATGGGCTCCCAGGTACTGCAGATTCGACCCAACCTCACCAACAAGCTAAGGCCAATTGCACCCAAGTGGAAAGTGATGCCGCTGGTTTCTGTGCCCACAAGCCTGACCCCATACACACAAGTTAAGAAGGAACCCGAAGACAAAGATGAAGTGAAGGAGTGTGGGAAAGAGAGTCCCCGTGAAGAGGCATCCTCCTTCAGCCACAGCGAGGGGGATTCTTTCTCCAAATGTGAGCCCCCTTCAGAATCCAAAAAGGCTGAGCCTTGTCCCCGGAAGGAGGAGGACAAGCGGATGAAAGAAGGTGGTGAGAAAGAGAAACCCCAGCCCTTGGAGCCAGCATCTTCTCTCAGCAACGGCTGTGCCCTCGCCAACCATGCTTCGGCCCTGCCGTGCATCAACCCGCTCAGTGCCCTGCAGTCTGTCCTGAACAATCACCTGGGCAAAGCTACGGAACCCTTGCGCTCTCCTTCCTGCTCCAGCCCAAGCTCAAGCACAATGTCGATGTTTCATAAGTCGAATCTCAGTGTCGTGGACAAGCCGGTTTTGAGTCCTGTCTCCACAAGGCCGGCCAGCGTGTCCAGACGCTACCTGTTTGAGAACAACGATCAGCCAATCGACCTGACCAAGTCCAAAAGCAAGAAGGCTGAGTCCTCGCAAGCACAATCCTGTACGTCCCCACCCCAGAAGCACGCTCTGTCTGATATCGCTGACATGGTCAAAGTCCTCCCCAAAGCCACCACCCCAAAGCCTGCTGCTTCCTCCAGGGTCCCTCCCGTGAAGCTGGAGATGGATGTCAGGCGCTTTGAGGATGTGTCCAGCGAAGTCTCAACCTTGCATAAAAGAAAAGGCCGGCAGTCCAACTGGAACCCTCAGCATCTTCTGATCCTGCAGGCTCAGTTTGCCTCCAGCCTCTTCCAGACATCGGAGGGCAAATACCTGCTGTCCGATCTGGGCCCACAAGAGCGAATGCAGATCTCGAAGTTTACGGGGCTCTCGATGACCACCATCAGCCACTGGCTCGCCAACGTCAAGTACCAACTTAGGAAAACGGGCGGGACCAAATTTCTGAAAAACATGGACAAAGGACAGCCTGTCTTCTATTGCAGCGACTGTGTCTCCCAGTTCAGAACCCCTTCTACCTACATCAGCCACTTAGAATCTCACCTAGGTTTCCAAATGAAGGACATGACCCGTGTGGCCGTGGAACAACAAAGCAAAGTGGAGCGAGAGATCTCCCGGGTATCGTCGGCTCAGAGGTCACCGGAAACCATAGCTGGCGAAGAGGACACAGACTCTAAATTCAAGTGTAAGTTGTGCTGTCGGACATTTGTGAGCAAACACGCAGTAAAACTCCACCTAAGCAAAACGCACAGCAAGTCACCCGAACACCATTCACAGTTTGTAACAGACGTGGATGAAGAATAG